One Longimicrobium sp. DNA segment encodes these proteins:
- a CDS encoding 4'-phosphopantetheinyl transferase superfamily protein, with amino-acid sequence MPVSLNTLTGRHARASRLAHRLRAILPAGAALDVHEIGDHHHALHPVERQAVARAVPQRVREFSTGRRCARAALSALGLPHRAIPVGANREPVWAKGYVGTISHSREICLAVAARTDDVPALGADLDSIEPLSPELRGLICTVEELRAAPAWSGGGIDPYKVIFSAKEALYKALYPHARRFIDFLEVGIRLDVAVGRWRVASLPADLRGWAAMPVEGRFLVVDRDLVTLAWATRVPRAEPLPRLPLGFHLPDNQEVFE; translated from the coding sequence GTGCCCGTATCGCTGAACACCCTCACCGGGCGGCACGCGCGCGCCAGCCGCCTGGCCCACCGCCTCCGGGCGATCCTTCCCGCGGGCGCGGCGCTCGACGTCCACGAGATCGGCGACCACCACCACGCGCTCCATCCCGTGGAGCGCCAGGCGGTGGCGCGGGCGGTGCCGCAGCGGGTGCGCGAGTTCTCCACCGGGCGGCGGTGCGCCCGGGCCGCGCTCTCGGCGCTGGGGCTGCCCCACCGCGCCATCCCCGTGGGCGCCAACCGCGAGCCGGTGTGGGCCAAGGGGTACGTGGGCACCATCTCCCACAGCCGCGAGATCTGCCTGGCGGTGGCGGCGCGGACCGACGACGTCCCCGCGCTGGGGGCCGACCTGGACTCGATCGAGCCGCTCTCGCCCGAGCTGCGCGGGCTGATCTGCACCGTGGAGGAGCTGCGCGCCGCGCCCGCGTGGTCCGGCGGCGGGATCGATCCCTACAAGGTGATCTTCTCCGCGAAAGAGGCGCTGTACAAGGCGCTCTATCCCCACGCGCGCCGCTTCATCGACTTCCTCGAGGTCGGCATCCGGCTCGACGTGGCCGTGGGGCGGTGGCGCGTGGCCTCGCTCCCGGCCGACCTGCGCGGGTGGGCGGCCATGCCGGTGGAGGGGCGCTTCCTGGTCGTCGACCGCGACCTGGTGACGCTGGCGTGGGCCACGCGCGTTCCCCGGGCCGAGCCGCTCCCCCGGCTTCCGCTGGGCTTCCATCTTCCTGACAACCAAGAGGTATTCGAATGA
- a CDS encoding class I SAM-dependent methyltransferase, which yields MTIDLLDEGREAATLLGTDRSLMPEIRELVTHYFLCQALLALWDNGFYEYAKSHPRFTVDEVVAELAVDRTVFETCIVYLNALGFLTRDGEHYGLSERGRKYHNSYFRGLIDLYVGGYGGILQNLNRAARGEIQLSDLHRSTKHAAKGTEEINCISGIPKVLSVMQEIGASRVLDLGCGTGGFLIQLARQFDGLQAIGVDMDADAVEMAREHARDFGLENRIAWHVAELGPDGLPLPASIADGVDVVTAMYILHEMGRGGRQAIVETLTSLRKTLPGRHFIFFESEPPDVDGLAADPAGQTGALNYWFIHPLSLQGSPRWPDDWRGIVEDAGCTLIRHELISPNARLRFYLGKLGNGNGNGAAHS from the coding sequence ATGACCATCGACCTTCTGGACGAGGGCCGCGAGGCGGCTACGCTCCTGGGAACGGACCGCTCGCTGATGCCCGAGATCCGGGAGCTGGTCACCCACTACTTCCTGTGCCAGGCGCTGCTGGCCCTGTGGGACAACGGCTTCTACGAGTACGCCAAGTCGCACCCGCGCTTCACCGTGGACGAGGTGGTGGCGGAGCTGGCGGTGGACCGCACCGTCTTCGAGACCTGCATCGTCTACCTGAACGCGCTCGGCTTCCTCACCCGCGACGGCGAGCACTACGGTCTCTCCGAGCGCGGTCGGAAGTACCACAACAGCTACTTCCGCGGGCTGATCGACCTGTACGTGGGCGGCTACGGCGGCATCCTCCAGAACCTGAACCGCGCCGCGCGGGGCGAGATCCAGCTCTCCGACCTGCACCGCTCGACCAAGCACGCGGCCAAGGGGACGGAGGAGATCAACTGCATCTCCGGGATCCCCAAGGTGCTTTCGGTGATGCAGGAGATCGGCGCGTCGCGGGTGCTGGACCTGGGGTGCGGGACCGGCGGGTTCCTGATCCAGCTGGCGCGCCAGTTCGACGGGCTGCAGGCGATCGGGGTGGACATGGACGCCGACGCGGTGGAGATGGCCCGCGAGCACGCCCGCGACTTCGGGCTGGAGAACCGCATCGCCTGGCACGTGGCCGAGCTCGGGCCCGACGGCCTGCCGCTTCCCGCCAGCATCGCCGACGGCGTGGACGTGGTGACCGCGATGTACATCCTGCACGAGATGGGTCGCGGCGGGCGCCAGGCCATCGTCGAGACCCTCACGTCGCTGCGCAAGACGCTCCCGGGGCGGCACTTCATCTTCTTCGAGAGCGAGCCGCCCGACGTCGACGGGCTGGCGGCGGACCCCGCCGGGCAGACCGGGGCGCTGAACTACTGGTTCATCCACCCGCTTTCGCTGCAGGGCTCGCCCCGCTGGCCCGACGACTGGCGCGGCATCGTGGAGGACGCCGGCTGCACGCTGATCCGCCACGAGCTGATCTCGCCCAACGCGCGGCTGCGCTTCTACCTGGGCAAGCTCGGCAACGGGAACGGCAACGGAGCGGCGCACTCGTGA
- a CDS encoding pyridoxal phosphate-dependent aminotransferase produces MSAVLSAVPSLPLETERRVLGPSARAARLSTSALRRLLSIRREDSVDLSVGEPRQGPSAELLEAGFGAYLREPLGYTIGAGDPELREAVRAHHGFGHVTSVDQVVITVGAMEGLFAALGAVADPGDQVIVVEPNFWCFRRIAEILGIEVVAAPCSPDEGFDLDLNAIAGLIGPRTRAVVLSNPCNPTGRTFSREQVEGLVRVTEASGCWIVADEIYRELFYGRCPTSMGELTDRAIVVGGLSKCCSLMGMRLGWVLSPRALAQATNAIHTYTVMCASSVSQIVAREAFRDPRWLSYTRDELSAKRLLLCRAIDEELGLPSTPSEGSLFVFLDVRGITSDSNALAEALARDAGVVTLPGIFFGQAGEGFLRLSFGATEEHIVEGVRRMRDFLPHFNGRA; encoded by the coding sequence GTGAGCGCCGTCCTCTCCGCCGTCCCCTCCCTCCCGCTGGAGACGGAGCGGCGCGTCCTCGGGCCGTCCGCACGCGCCGCGCGGCTGAGCACCTCGGCGCTGCGGCGGCTCCTCTCCATCCGCCGGGAAGACTCGGTCGACCTGTCGGTGGGCGAGCCGCGCCAGGGCCCGTCCGCGGAGCTGCTGGAGGCGGGGTTCGGGGCGTACCTGCGCGAGCCGCTGGGCTACACCATCGGCGCGGGCGACCCGGAGCTGCGCGAGGCGGTGCGCGCCCACCACGGGTTCGGCCACGTCACCTCCGTCGACCAGGTCGTCATCACCGTGGGGGCGATGGAGGGGCTGTTCGCCGCGCTGGGCGCCGTGGCCGACCCGGGCGACCAGGTGATCGTGGTGGAGCCGAACTTCTGGTGCTTCCGCCGCATCGCCGAGATCCTCGGGATCGAGGTGGTGGCCGCGCCCTGCTCGCCCGACGAGGGGTTCGACCTGGACCTTAACGCCATCGCCGGGCTGATCGGCCCGCGCACGCGCGCCGTGGTCCTCTCCAACCCGTGCAATCCCACGGGACGGACCTTCTCCCGCGAGCAGGTGGAGGGGCTGGTGCGCGTGACCGAGGCCAGCGGGTGCTGGATCGTGGCCGACGAGATCTACCGCGAGCTCTTCTACGGCCGCTGCCCGACCTCGATGGGCGAGCTGACCGACCGGGCCATCGTGGTGGGCGGCCTCTCCAAGTGCTGCTCGCTGATGGGGATGCGGCTGGGCTGGGTGCTCTCGCCGCGCGCGCTGGCCCAGGCGACGAACGCGATCCACACCTACACGGTGATGTGCGCCAGCTCCGTCTCGCAGATCGTGGCGCGCGAGGCGTTCCGCGATCCGCGCTGGCTCTCCTACACGCGCGACGAGCTCTCCGCCAAGCGCCTCCTCCTGTGCCGGGCGATCGACGAGGAGCTGGGGCTTCCCTCCACGCCGTCGGAGGGCTCGCTCTTCGTCTTCCTCGACGTGCGGGGGATCACCTCCGACTCGAACGCGCTGGCCGAGGCGCTGGCGCGCGACGCCGGCGTGGTCACCCTCCCCGGGATCTTCTTCGGCCAGGCCGGCGAGGGCTTCCTGCGCCTCTCCTTCGGGGCCACCGAGGAGCACATCGTGGAGGGCGTCCGCCGGATGCGCGACTTCCTCCCCCACTTCAACGGACGCGCCTGA
- a CDS encoding phosphopantetheine-binding protein: MDATLLTADATDARVLKAIRRVLGHPAALEVPMDTELKTLGLDSMRIIDLLLEVETEFGVTFTDDLLMPETFRTPATLRAAVVSLQG, translated from the coding sequence ATGGATGCCACTCTGCTGACCGCCGACGCCACCGACGCCCGCGTGCTCAAGGCCATCCGCCGCGTGCTGGGCCACCCCGCCGCGCTCGAGGTGCCGATGGACACCGAGCTGAAGACGCTGGGCCTCGACTCCATGCGGATCATCGACCTGCTGCTGGAGGTGGAGACCGAGTTCGGCGTGACGTTCACCGACGACCTGCTGATGCCGGAGACCTTCAGGACGCCGGCGACGCTCCGCGCGGCCGTGGTGTCGCTGCAGGGCTGA